CCAGCATCTGCGTGAGACCGGCGAGAGCAAGGGCTATAACGCCGCCTTTTCGCCGAGGGACCGTTCGGCCTTCCTGCAGACCATGGAACGGCTCTGCCGGCAGGCGAAATCCATTCAAGCCAAGCCTGATGACGAAACGAAGGGAAGATCATGAACATCCTGTCCGAAAACACGGCCTTTGGCGGCATGCAGGCCGTCTTTTCCCATGATTCGGAAGCCTGTAACTGCGAGATGACATTCGCGGTTTTCGTGCCGCCGCAGGCGACCGAACGCCCCTGCCCTGTGCTCTGGTATCTCTCAGGGCTCACCTGCACCCATGCCAATGTGATGGAAAAGGGCGAGTATCGCCGCATGGCGGCCGAACTGGGCCTGATCATCGTCTGCCCGGACACGAGCCCGCGCGGCAAGGACGTTCCCGATTCGCTGACCAACTGGCAACTCGGCCAGGGCGCGGGCTTCTATGTCGACGCCACCGAAAGCCCCTATGCGCTGAACTACCGGATGGAAACCTATATCACCAAGGAACTGCCCGCGCTGATCGCCGGCAGCTTCCGCGCCGACATGGATCGTCAGGGGATTTTCGGCCATTCCATGGGCGGCCACGGCGCCATGACCTTCGCACTCAAATATCCCGATCGCTACAGAAGCTGCTCGGCCTTCGCCCCGATCGTCTCGCCATCAACGTCGCCCTGGGCGCAGGGCGCGTTCGAGAAATATCTCGGAACCGACACGGATGCATGGCGCAAGCATGATGCCTGCGCGCTGGTTGCCGCCGGCGCCCGCTTCCCGGAATTTCTGATCGACCAGGGCACGGCAGACGGCTTTCTCGAGGAGGGCCTGAAGCCCTGGCTGTTCGAGGCGGCGGTCGAGGATACGGACATCGCGCTGACGCTGAGAATGCACGAGCGCTATGACCACTCCTACTACTTCATCTCCACCTTCATGGACGATCACCTGCGCTGGCACGCCGAGCGGGTGTGAGGGGCTCGGCAGGTATTCGCCATGAAATGTGGTGACCGCGTTTCTTGAGTGTTTCGCAGCAATCAATCTCCCCCTTGAGGGGGAGATTACGGGGCCAGACCGACGCGTCGCCTACCCCAGCGCAACGAACAAATCATGCGCGGCTTTCATGTCCTCGAACCGCTTGGCGCGGCGGCGGGCGGCTTCCTCGTCATGGCCCCAGAGTTCGATCGTCCAGTCTTCCTCGAGATTGCCGAGCGCCCAGGCTTCGTCAAGCGTCAGGCGGCCGCGCGCCAGGGCCAGCGTCACCAGCGCCGAACCGGTCAGCGTCGTCATCACATGCAAGGCGCCAAGCTCGAAGGGCGCCCGGTGATGCTCCAGTTCCCTACGGAAGGCCTCAAGGCTTTCCGCAGGCTGTTCGGCAAACATAACGCCTTCGACCAGCACGAAGCGCGCGCCATATTCCTCGGCCATCCAGTCAAGCACCGCCCCCCAGCGCTCGGCCTGCCGGGCAACGAGTTCCTCCGGACTTTCCGCGCGATAGAACAGCATGTCGTTGCCGGCATAGCTGACGATTTCCTCGAACACCGCGTTGGCATTCACGGCCACGCCGTCGATGATGGTGTTGGCAAGCCGCGTCATCGGCATTTTCGCCGGATCGATGACCTTCTCCTGCGCCTGCCATTCGGCCCGTACATGCTCGGCAGCGGCCGCCGTCGGCAGGATCAGCGGCTTTCGCGACGGGGTCTTGACCGGCCGGCCGTCGAGCTTCACCGCAAAGCCCCCGTCTTCCGCGGCGATGGTTGCCTCGGCGTAGAATTTCTTCGGCAATTCGGCGCGCATCAGTTCCTGCGACCGGCGGATGGGATCATTGGTCATCATGCACCCTTCAGAACGAATTTCAGAATGTCATCCGGCGTCTCGGCGATCGCCGCCGCGCCGGCGAGCTTCAGCGCATCCGGCGTGCCATAGCCCCAGGAAACGCCGACGGCCGCGGAGCCGGCGGAACGGGCCATCTGGATATCGAACACCGTGTCGCCGATCACCACCGCCTGCTCCGGCCGCATGCCCGTTTCATCGCAGCATTCCAGCACCATGGCCGGATGCGGCTTGGAGGGACAGTCATCGGCCGTGCGCGTGGTAATGAATTTTTCGCTGTAGCCATGGGTTTTCAGCATGTGGTCGAGCCCGCGCCGCGACTTGCCGGTGACCGCGCCGACGAGAATATCGTCCTGCAGGAAGAGATGCGCCAGCATGGCGGCGACGCCGTCATAGAGTTTTTCCTGCATGGCGGGATCACGCCGCACCTCGGCGAAAAGCGAGCGGTAATAGCCCATCATGTCCCGGCATTCATGATCGACATCTTCACGCCCCAGTAGCCCGGCGATCGCCACGTCCAGCGTCAGGCCCACCGTGCCGCGTGTTGCCTGCTCATCCGGCGCCTCGTGTCCGAAGGCGCGGAAGGTGCGGGCCATGGTCTCCTGAATGATCGCCAGGCTGTCGACCAGCGTACCGTCACAATCAAAAAGCACCAGCTTCATGAGGAGCACTCCCGGCTCAGACAAGTTTCAGGATCTCTTCCGGATGCCAGACGATCGCGCCCGCTCCGGCATCCTGCAGATCGGCGATCTCGCCGTAGCCCCAGGCCACCCCGATCGCATGGGACCCGGCCTTCGCCGCCATTTCCATGTCGAAGACCGCGTCGCCGATGATCACGGCATCGGCCGGATTGAAGCCCGCTTCCGCGCAGCATTCAAGCACCATGGCAGGATGCGGCTTGGAGGGGCAGTCATCCGCGGTGCGTGAAACGGTAAATCGCGGCGCCAGTCCGTGCAGATCCAGAACATGGCTGAGGCCCCGGCGCGAATTGCCGGTGACGGCGCCGATGGTCACATCGCCGCGCGCGGCAAGGCCGCCAATCAGTTCGGCAATGCCCGGAAACAGCTGTTCCATCATGTTGGGATCGGAATGGACCTCGGCAAAGAGCGACTTGAACTTCACCCGGATCGCCAGAACCTCGTCGTCGATCCGGTGCCGGCCGAGCAGCCGGGCAATCGCGTAGTCGAGCGACAGGCCGATGATCGTCTTGGTCTCGGCAAGGGTCGGTTCCGGATGACCGAAGGCGACAAAGGCGCGGCGCATGGTCTCATGGATGCGCACGGCGCTGTCGACCAGCGTGCCGTCGCAGTCAAACAATACGAGCTTCATGTCAATCCTTGTCGAGATCTTCGCGATCGGCATCGAAGCCGAGCAGATTCCAGCTCTGCACCATATGCGGAGGCATGGGTGCCGTGACCTTCAGCCTGCCGCCGTCGGGATGGGGCACATCGATATGGCGGGCATGCAGATGCAACCGCTTCTGGATACCGCCCGGGAATTCCCAGTTCGGATCGTCGTCGAAATATTTCGGATCGCCGATGATCGGGTGGCCGATATGAAGCGCATGGACGCGCAGCTGGTGGGTCCGCCCCGTATAGGGCTCCATCTCCAGCCAGGAAAGCGTGTGGGCTGCCGTATCGATGACCCGGTAATAGGAAACAGCGTGGTCGGAATCGGGCTCGCCGTGCCTGGCGATCCGCATCCTGTCGCCGTCCGGCGTCTGCTCCTTCACCAGCCAGGTGGAGACCTTGTCTTCCCGTTTGCGCGGCACGCCCTTGACCAGCGACCAGTAGGTTTTCTTCGTGGTGCGCTGTCGGAAGGCGTCGGTGAGCGACTGCGCGGCGCGGCGCGAGCGGGCGACGACCAGAACGCCGGAGGTGTCGCGGTCAAGGCGATGGACGAGGCGCGGCTTCTCGCCCTTCTTGTTGGTCCAGGCCTCCAGCATCTTGTCGATATGACGGACCACGCCCGAGCCGCCCTGCACCGCCAGACCGGCCGGCTTGTTCAGCACGAAAACGCGCTCGTCCTCATGCAACAGCATGCGCGACAGAAGCTCGCCGTCGGGCGAGTGCTTGAGGTCCCTGCCCGGTATGGGGCCGGACGTCTTCGGATCGACATTCATTGGCGGGATGCGGACCATCTGACCCGGCTCGACACGCGTGTCGCTCTTCACCCGTCCGCCGTCGACGCGGATCTGGCCTGAGCGCAGCAGCTTCTGCAGCGCGCCGAAGCCGAGCCCCGGATAATGCAGCTTGAACCAGCGATCGAGACGCATGCCCGCCTCGTCCTGATCCACCTTGATATGTTCAATGCCCGCCATCGTGCGAAAAACCCTTCTTTCAAGCCGTGGCTTCTATCGCATGACGCGCCGGAATGAAATGGTCTTAGAACACCATACGCCCGATCGCGAGGCCCGCGAATACGGCAGCCAGGCCGAGCGCGACGCTGGCGCCGACATAGACGAGCGCAGGCATGTAGTCGCCGCGCTCGATCATATTCATCGCATCGAGCGAGAAAGACGAGAATGTGGTGAAGCCCCCGAGAAAGCCGGTCACCAGGAACATGCGCATTTCCGCGGACTGGTTCAAAAGGCGGGCCACGGCTTCGACCAGAAGTCCGATCAAAAGCGAGCCGAGAACATTGACGATAAATGTTCCCCAGGGGAAACCGTGGCCGATAACGCGAATGGCGAGGACACCGACAAGGTAGCGGCACGCTGCGCCAAGCCCGCCGCCGATGGCGGCGATCAGGGCATGAGAGACGATCTGAGGCATTGCATTTCCTTCTAGTCCCGACCGCAGCGGTTCCCGCATTAAACCGAATGCGCGCGGCGCATGAACGCCTCCCATGCGCTCTGCCTGGATAATGGAAACGCCAGCCAGAGTGCCCTAATATCCTAGCTTGGCTTTGCTTCAATTCACAAGCCTCTACGCGCGTTATGCGGGGCTTGCGCCAATTTCGGTGCACCGGCATGCCGTGCCCTCTTGCAAATCCCGCCACAACTTGGATAATCCGTTTGAAAATTCGCGTTGGGAGAACCCGCTTTTTCGTGAAGCGGTGCCGAAGGAGCAACTGCCCCGGAAACTCTCAGGCCAAAGGACCAGCGCGTGTTTCTGAACTCTGGAGACAAGGTCCGGCATCCGCCGGGACCGGCCGAAGGGATAATAATCTCAGGCAAACGGGACAGAGGGGGCTCATTCGAAACGGGCGTGTCACACGCGCCCACCCCTTTGAGCCGGCGTTTTCGTCAAACGCAATCCGGAGGCAAGTCTTGGTCTCGCAAGAACCGCTAGAAAAAACCCCGCTTCACGCGCTTCATCTGGAGCTCGGCGCCCGCATGGTGCCGTTCGCAGGCTATGACATGCCTGTGCAATATCCGATGGGCGTTCTCAAGGAACACCTGCATACCCGTGAAAAGGCAGGCCTTTTCGATGTCTCGCATATGGGTCAGGTCTGGCTGAAACCGCGCTCCGGCAACCTCGCCGATGCGGCGATCGCGCTGGAAAAACTGGCGCCGGTCGACCTCCTCGGGCTGAAGCCCGGCCGCCAGCGCTATGCCTTCTTCACTAATCAGGAAGGCGGCATTCTGGACGACCTGATGGTCGCCAATCGCGGCGATCACCTGCTCGTCATCGTCAACGCCGCCTGCAAGGATGCCGACCTTGCCCATATGAAGGCCTACCTCTCGGACCTTTGCGAGGTCGAGACGCATTTCGAAGACAAGGCGCTTCTGGCGCTGCAGGGTCCCAAGGCCGAAGACGTGCTGGCCCCGCTCTGCCCGGCCGTTGCCGAGATGAAATTCATGGATGTGCGCGCCTGCGAAATCCTGGGCGTGACCTGCGTGATTTCGCGCTCCGGCTATACCGGCGAGGACGGTTTCGAGATTTCGGTCCCCGCCGAACATGCCGAGGCGCTCGCCCGCGCGCTGCTGGCGCATGAGGACTGCGAGCCGATCGGCCTTGGCGCACGTGATTCGCTGAGGCTCGAAGCCGGGCTCTGCCTTTACGGCAACGACATCGACACGACCACGACGCCGGTGGAGGCTTCGCTCGTCTGGGGCATGCAGAAGGCCCGCAGGCCCGGCGGCGATCGCGAAGGCGGCTTTCCCGGCGCTGATATCGTCCTGCAGCAGCTTGCCGAAGGTGCAAAGCGCCTGCGCGTCGGGCTGAAGGCGGAAGGCCGCGCGCCGATCCGCCCGCCGGCGAAACTCTTTGCCGATGACAAGGGCGCAACCGAGATTGGCCACGTCACCTCCGGCGGTTTCGGCCCCTCCGTCGGCGTGCCTGTCGCCATGGGCTATGTGGCAGCAGACCACGCCGAGACCGGCACGACCCTCTATGCCGAGGTGCGCGGGAAATTCCTGCCCGTCACCATTACCGACACCCCCTTTATCAAACCCACCTACAAACGCTGAGCGGGAACCTTATTGCCATGACCATCAAATTTACCGAAGAACACGAGTGGCTGAAGATCGAGGACGGCATCGCGACCGTCGGCATCACGGCGCATGCCGCCGAACAGCTCGGCGACCTCGTTTTCGTCGAACTGCCGGAAGTCGGCGCGACCTTCGAGAAGAATGACGATGCCGCGACCGTTGAATCCGTCAAGGCCGCATCGGACGTGTTCTGCCCGCTTGCCGGCGAGATCACCGAAGTCAACGAAGCGATCACCGACAATCCCGAGCTCGTCAACGCCGAGCCCATGGAGGGCGGCTGGTTCTTCAAGCTGAAGCTCGCCAACCCCGCCGATGCCGATGCGCTGATGGACGAAGCGGCCTACAAGGAGTTCATCGCCTGATGACGACGCCTGCCGAATTCCAGTTCACCGATTACCAGCCCTACGACTTCGCCAACCGCCGCCATATCGGCCCCTCGCCCGTCGAGATGGCGAAAATGCTGGAGACGATCGGCTATGACAGTCTCGACGCGCTGATCGATGACACCGTGCCCCCCGAAATCCGCCAGGAGCAGCCGCTTGCCTGGGGCCCGGCGATGACCGAGCGCGAGGCGCTCGACAAGCTGCGCGAGACCGCCAACAAGAACAAGCCGATGATCTCGATGATCGGCCAGGGCTATAACCCGACCATCGTGCCGCCGGTGATCCAGCGCAACATTCTGGAAAACCCGGCCTGGTACACGGCCTATACGCCCTATCAGCCGGAAATCAGCCAGGGTCGCCTTGAAGCGCTCCTGAACTTCCAGACGATGATGGCGGACCTCACCGGCCTCGACATCGCCAATGCCTCGCTTCTGGACGAGGCAACGGCGGCGGCAGAAGCCATGGCCATGGCCAACCGCGTGGCGAAATCGAAGGCAACCGCCTTCTTCGTCGACGAGAACTGCCACCCGCAGACGATCGCGCTCCTGAAAACCCGGTCCGAACCGCTCGGCTGGCAGATCATCATCGGCAATCCGTTTACCGACCTGAAGGCCGAGGACGTCTTCGGCGCGCTGTTCCAGTATCCCGGCACCTACGGCCATGTGAGCGACTTCACCGACGTGATCGCCGCACTGCATGAGGCGAAGGCGATCGCGACCGTCGCCGCCGATCCGCTGGCGCTGACGCTCCTGAAATCGCCGGGCGAGATGGATGCGGATATCGCCATCGGCTCGTCCCAGCGCTTCGGCGTGCCGCTCGGTTATGGCGGCCCGCATGCGGCCTATATGGCGGTGAAAGATGCCTACAAGCGCTCCATGCCCGGCCGCCTTGTCGGCGTCTCGGTCGACAGCCGCGGCAACCGCGCCTATCGTCTGGCGCTGCAGACGCGCGAACAGCATATCCGCCGCGAAAAGGCGACATCGAACATCTGCACCGCCCAGGTGCTGCTCGCCGTCATGGCCGCCATGTACGGCGTCTTCCACGGTCCCGACGGGCTGAAGGCCATTGCCCAGCAGGTCCACAGGAAGGGCGTGCTGCTGGCCAAGGGGCTGGAAGCGCTCGGCTTCACCGTCGAGCCCGAAACCTTCTTCGACACGATCACGGTCGAGGTCGGCGCGTTTCAGGGCCTGATCCTCAGGAACGCGGTGGAAAACAACGTCAATCTGAGGAAGGTCGGCGAAACGAAGATCGGTATCTCGGTCAACGAGCGCACCCGTCCCGCCCATGTGGAAGCGGTGTGGGAGGCGTTCGGCGGAAAATTCTCGATCGCCGAGTTCGAGGCGGATTATCGCCTGCCGAAAAGCCTATTGCGCACAAGCGTTTACATGACGCATCCGATCTTCCACATGAACCGCGCCGAAAGCGAGATGACCCGCTATATGCGCCGCCTCGCCGACCGCGATCTGGCGCTCGACCGGGCGATGATCCCGCTCGGCTCCTGCACGATGAAGCTCAATGCCACGGTGGAAATGCTGCCGATCACCTGGCCGGAATTCGCCGATATCCATCCCTTCGCGCCGGAAAACCAGGCGCTCGGCTATCGCGAGATGATCGAGGATCTGTCGCAAAAACTCTGCGCCATCACCGGCTATGACGCCTTCTCCATGCAGCCGAATTCGGGCGCGCAAGGCGAATATGCGGGGCTTCTGACGATCCGCCGCTTCCACCGCGCCAATGGCGAGGCGCATCGCGACATCTGCCTGATCCCGACCTCGGCGCACGGCACCAATCCGGCCTCCGCCCAGATGGCGGGCATGAAGGTGGTGCCGGTCAAATCGCGCGACAATGGCGATATCGACCTCGATGACTTCGCCGCAAAGGCCGCGCGACATGCCGACAATCTCGCCGCCTGCATGATCACCTATCCCTCGACCCATGGCGTGTTCGAGGCGACGGTGAAGGCGGTTTGCGAGATCACGCACACATATGGCGGTCAGGTCTATCTCGACGGCGCCAACATGAACGCGATGGTGGGGCTTTCGCGGCCGGGCGATATCGGCTCGGATGTCAGCCACCTGAACCTGCACAAGACCTTCTGCATTCCCCATGGCGGCGGCGGTCCGGGCATGGGGCCGATCGGCGTCAAGGCGCATCTGGCGCCGCATCTGCCCGGCAATCCGGCGACGGATGCGGATGGCGGCGCGGTCTCGGCCGCCCCGTTCGGCTCGCCCTCGATCCTGCCGATCTCCTGGAGCTACTGCCTGATGATGGGCGGCGAAGGGCTGACGCAGGCAACCCGCGTGGCGATCCTCAACGCCAACTACATTGCCGCACGGCTCAAAGGTTCCTACGCGGTGCTCTACAAGTCGGACAAGGGCCGCGTCGCGCATGAATGCATCATCGACACGCGCCCGCTGAAGGACAGCGCCGACGTCTCCGTCGACGATATCGCCAAGCGCCTGATCGATTGCGGCTTCCACGCGCCGACGATGAGCTTCCCCGTCCCCGGCACGCTGATGATCGAGCCGACGGAATCGGAGACCAAGGCCGAGCTTGACCGCTTCTGCGACGCCCTGATCGCGATCCGCGCCGAGATCACCGATATCGAGGAAGGCCGCGCCGACCGGGAGGACAACCCGCTGAAGAACGCCCCGCACACGGTGGAAGATCTCGTCGGCGAATGGAACCATCCCTATTCCCGCGAACAAGCCTGCTTCCCCCCCGGCGCCTTCCGCGTCGACAAATACTGGCCACCGGTCAACCGCGTGGACAATGTCTATGGGGATCGGAACCTGGCCTGCGCCTGCCCGCCGATGAGTACGTATGCGGAGGCTGCGGAGTAAGCGCGAACCATAACGCTAAATGTAATTTGAGGCCGGCGGAAACGCCGGCCTCCTTGCTTTCAGTCAGTATTCGTCGCCCTCACTCAGCACCGGTACTGACAACAAGCCAACCTTCTTCCAGATTGGAAACGTAGACTTTCTCGCCACGCCTCAGGCAGCGGTTGACGGCCATGCGGTGGTTATTGACGGCCATTAGCGTGCTGCCATCGGAGAAGCGGATCACGTTTTCGCAATGGTTGATATTGTCGGCATCCGGTGCACAATTGCTGTCGCTAAGCACCTCGCCAACGACAGAAGCTTCACCTTCCGGCAAACCGCCCTCACGCAACTCGAGAAGGTAGACGCCACCCTCCCCGTTTTCGACCCATGAGGTCATGCCCGTGCCCTCGGGAATGGCCGGACCGGCCGCGAAAGCGGCGGAGACGCCGACGAGCATGACGGAAACCCCGACCGTGGTGACAAGGCGCGCGGCTCTGGCAAGAGTATGGTGCATGGGTCTCACTCCTGATCCGCGTCGGGGGTAAAGCCGTCGTGATGCGCAGCCAGTTCGGAGGCGTCAAGCTGACCGTCGCCATTGGTATCGAGATAACGGAACATCCGCTCGTGCATGGCCTGGAATTCAGCGAGCGCAATCGCGCCGTCGCCGTTGGTGTCCAGCATGACGACCATCATGTCGGAATTCATCATTCCCCTGCCCATTACATTCCCCGGCATCATGCCTTCGCCCATCATCATGCCGTTTTGGCCATCCGAATGGTGAGCCGGGTTCGCTACGGCAGCCGCAGCGCCGAGGGTGAGAACAATCGCAGATGCGATAAGAAACTTGCTCATGGATATCTCCCTTCTGAGCGTATTGTCATCAGGATCAGCCGCACGGGCGGGATTGCCCATGTTTGCGACTGGATCGCGCCGGCACGTCGTTGGACGCACCGAGGGACTCGTTCGTTCTGCCATGGCGCCGCCAGTTTCGGCTCGAGAAGGCCGAAGTGGCCGGCAGCGGCTTGATGCAGAACAGCTCAGAGAACGATAATGGGAGGTGGGGTATCCGGCGGCAGCGACAGACCAGTTATAAAATTTACCAGCCCGACCGAGCCGCCAGTGCCTATGGGAGCAAACCAACCGGAAGAAATATCAGGCTCGATATAGAGCACACAACTGGCATGACCAAGGCAGCTGTCGTGAGGCACGGTCTTGTCGCAGCCGGACGAGATATCCCCCGGCGCTTCATGCGACAGAGCCAACACGACACAGAGGTTTTCGGACGGTTTCTCAAACGCATGGCCTGCTCCCGCTGCTGCCATAAAGCCCAGCAGAACTAAAAAAGCCACCATTTTTATCTGAAGCCGTCCGAGCATCGTCCATCACGCAAATGGTAAAGGAAAACCCAAGTTATAAAAAGATTTAGCCGTTTTTATGGGCAAGGCATTTGATTGAGGTCAGGTCCCAGGAAAATGCAGAATCGGCATCTGGATCCGACTCCGCAAGTTCGGCGTTGCACAGCAGAGTGCGATCGACCCAGTTGGTTGGGCAGAAAACGTCTTTGAGAAGATCAAGCCTTTGGACCTCTCTGCTCACGGCACCAGAAACTCAAACGGCGCCGCCTCTTTCATCAGCCCCGCAACATCCCCGCCCGGCAGTGCCGGATCGTTCAGCCCCAGCGTCTTTGCCGGAGCGCCCTCGGAGAGATCGAAATCCGCGAGATCGACCCAGAACACCGACGGGTTGATGACGGAGTCGAAATAGTAGCGGCGGTGTTCGTGTTCGGCGACGGTGCGCCAGAGGGTGGAGGCAATGTTGGGTTTTTCGGGGTCGGACATGCCGAGCGGGGTCGAGATCGCGCGCACCTGCGAGAACACGGAGGCGAGTGCCGCGCGGCGGTCCTTGAGCGGCGTTGCGGATTTCAGGTTGTAGCTGGCGCGGGCGAAGCGGTCGGCGGCGTTCACCGTGCCGGGCAGAAAGCTCTTGCCGCCGACAAGGTTCCAGTAGCCGTTGATCGCAAGCTGCTGGTCATAGGTCGGCGAATTGGTCATCACCTTGTAGTCGCGGCTATGATGGATGGTGAGCTTTCCGCCGACGAATTCGAAGATCGCGCTGTCGCCGGAGGCATCGGAAAGCGCCAGATGCACGGTCGCCGGCGCTCCGTTCGGCGCCTCGCCGGTGATCACCGTCAGCGGGTCGTCGGCCATGGCCTCGGCCGCTTCCGCGACGGTCGCGAAATTGTCGAGCATGTATTGCAGCCAGGCGCCGACCGAGATCAGCGGCTTGTTGCGCTCGGCCGGATCGCCATAGGACGATTCCACCAGATAGAGCATGTTGCCGGCAAGGCCCGCCTCGTTCATGCCGTCGGAAGTGGCGAGATTGTAGATCGCGACGATCACCGATCCGTATTTGGAGGTCCAGGTGGCCGAGCCCTCGCCGACGCCGCCATTGCGGGCCATCCCGCGCGGAAACACCCAGAGGTCCGATTCCATCGTCACATCGCGCCAGTCCATCGAGCGGCCGGTGATATAGGTTGACGTTCCGGTTTCATAGAAGATGCGCGTGCACATGGGATTTCCTCCGCCTGACCCTGATTTTGTGGTTGGCTGAGGCTAACCCGATCGTCTTCGACCGACAACGCTATTTGCGCTTTATCCTAAAAATGGCTCCGCCTGGCGACAAAGCGCGCCAGCATCGGCCCGAGCGCCATGACGAAGAAGAAGCGGGCGATCTGCATCGACATGACGAAGGCGACGTTGACATCGGTCGAGGCGGAGATGATGGCAACCGCATCCGCGCCGCCGGGACTGGTGGCGAGATAGGCGGACAGCGGATCGATGCCGGCGAATTCCACCAGCAGAAAGGCAAACACCGCGCAGATCGCCACGAGCGCCAGAATGGAAGCGAGCACGCGCGGCAGCGCCCGGCTGGCATGGCGGATGACGTCGCGGTCAAAGCGCGCGCCGATCGCCCAGCCGACCAGCGCATAGGAGGCGGCCAGCAGCGGCTGCGGCAGTTCGATTGTCACGAGGCCCGCAACATTGAGCGCCGATCCGATGATCACCGGCACGATCATCGCGCCCGCCGGAAGGCCCGAGCGGCGGCCGATGACGACGCCGATGACGACGAGGAGGAGCGTCTGCAGCAGCGCCTGCCAGTCCGGCATCGCCAGCCAGAGGATGGGCTCGGGCGCGCCCCCGCCGCCGGTTCCGGTCCAGAGCCGGGCAATGGTGGCGGCAACGATGGTGACGATGACGACGCGGGTATATTGCATGAAGGCAACGAGCCGCATATCCGCGCCGAATGCGCCGGACATCAGCGTCATCACCGTGGCGGCGCCCGGAAAGGCGCCCCAGATCGCCGTCGTTCCCGGAAGCACCCGGAACCGCGCCAGAAGCCAGCCAAGGGCGACGGCGGCAAAGACCACGGACAGCACCCCGGCGGCGAAAATCGCCCAGTCATGGCCGATCTCCTGCACCACCGGCCATGTCATGGTCCGCGCGATCAGCAGCCCGACAAGGCCCTGGGCCAGGCTGAAGGGCGCGCGCGGCACGGCGATGCGAAAACCGAAAAAGGAGAAGGCAATGGCCGAGAGCATCGGCCCGAGCAGCAGAGCGGCCGGAAGGCCGGCAAGGGAAAGCAGCACGACAAGGGCGGCGGAGGCGGCGACCAGCCCGGGCCAGAGCCAGGGGGCCGCCCCGCGCGCCTTTCCGGAAGAGGCCTCAGCCTCGGGGCGTTCCCCCTCCGGTTCGCCTGCCGATGTCAT
This window of the Martelella lutilitoris genome carries:
- the gcvP gene encoding aminomethyl-transferring glycine dehydrogenase gives rise to the protein MTTPAEFQFTDYQPYDFANRRHIGPSPVEMAKMLETIGYDSLDALIDDTVPPEIRQEQPLAWGPAMTEREALDKLRETANKNKPMISMIGQGYNPTIVPPVIQRNILENPAWYTAYTPYQPEISQGRLEALLNFQTMMADLTGLDIANASLLDEATAAAEAMAMANRVAKSKATAFFVDENCHPQTIALLKTRSEPLGWQIIIGNPFTDLKAEDVFGALFQYPGTYGHVSDFTDVIAALHEAKAIATVAADPLALTLLKSPGEMDADIAIGSSQRFGVPLGYGGPHAAYMAVKDAYKRSMPGRLVGVSVDSRGNRAYRLALQTREQHIRREKATSNICTAQVLLAVMAAMYGVFHGPDGLKAIAQQVHRKGVLLAKGLEALGFTVEPETFFDTITVEVGAFQGLILRNAVENNVNLRKVGETKIGISVNERTRPAHVEAVWEAFGGKFSIAEFEADYRLPKSLLRTSVYMTHPIFHMNRAESEMTRYMRRLADRDLALDRAMIPLGSCTMKLNATVEMLPITWPEFADIHPFAPENQALGYREMIEDLSQKLCAITGYDAFSMQPNSGAQGEYAGLLTIRRFHRANGEAHRDICLIPTSAHGTNPASAQMAGMKVVPVKSRDNGDIDLDDFAAKAARHADNLAACMITYPSTHGVFEATVKAVCEITHTYGGQVYLDGANMNAMVGLSRPGDIGSDVSHLNLHKTFCIPHGGGGPGMGPIGVKAHLAPHLPGNPATDADGGAVSAAPFGSPSILPISWSYCLMMGGEGLTQATRVAILNANYIAARLKGSYAVLYKSDKGRVAHECIIDTRPLKDSADVSVDDIAKRLIDCGFHAPTMSFPVPGTLMIEPTESETKAELDRFCDALIAIRAEITDIEEGRADREDNPLKNAPHTVEDLVGEWNHPYSREQACFPPGAFRVDKYWPPVNRVDNVYGDRNLACACPPMSTYAEAAE
- a CDS encoding EF-hand domain-containing protein produces the protein MSKFLIASAIVLTLGAAAAVANPAHHSDGQNGMMMGEGMMPGNVMGRGMMNSDMMVVMLDTNGDGAIALAEFQAMHERMFRYLDTNGDGQLDASELAAHHDGFTPDADQE
- a CDS encoding linear amide C-N hydrolase, with product MCTRIFYETGTSTYITGRSMDWRDVTMESDLWVFPRGMARNGGVGEGSATWTSKYGSVIVAIYNLATSDGMNEAGLAGNMLYLVESSYGDPAERNKPLISVGAWLQYMLDNFATVAEAAEAMADDPLTVITGEAPNGAPATVHLALSDASGDSAIFEFVGGKLTIHHSRDYKVMTNSPTYDQQLAINGYWNLVGGKSFLPGTVNAADRFARASYNLKSATPLKDRRAALASVFSQVRAISTPLGMSDPEKPNIASTLWRTVAEHEHRRYYFDSVINPSVFWVDLADFDLSEGAPAKTLGLNDPALPGGDVAGLMKEAAPFEFLVP
- a CDS encoding AbrB family transcriptional regulator, whose protein sequence is MTSAGEPEGERPEAEASSGKARGAAPWLWPGLVAASAALVVLLSLAGLPAALLLGPMLSAIAFSFFGFRIAVPRAPFSLAQGLVGLLIARTMTWPVVQEIGHDWAIFAAGVLSVVFAAVALGWLLARFRVLPGTTAIWGAFPGAATVMTLMSGAFGADMRLVAFMQYTRVVIVTIVAATIARLWTGTGGGGAPEPILWLAMPDWQALLQTLLLVVIGVVIGRRSGLPAGAMIVPVIIGSALNVAGLVTIELPQPLLAASYALVGWAIGARFDRDVIRHASRALPRVLASILALVAICAVFAFLLVEFAGIDPLSAYLATSPGGADAVAIISASTDVNVAFVMSMQIARFFFVMALGPMLARFVARRSHF